In Paramormyrops kingsleyae isolate MSU_618 chromosome 5, PKINGS_0.4, whole genome shotgun sequence, one DNA window encodes the following:
- the LOC111845497 gene encoding urotensin-2 receptor-like has protein sequence MGSIEGVVASVTLDQMNGSSFFILNSSSLVPDRDPPVSIKETVITASLGIVLSLMCLVGVVGNVYTLVVMNISVRVSCSVHVYIVNLAVADLLYLSTIPFVVCTYFVKDWYFGEIGCRVLFSLDFLTMHASIFILTIMSSERYLAVVKPLDTFGRSRHYRRTVTCAVWLLSFFLALPNMIMIDLKRTVQNGMIKRMCHPNWQIKAYKIYLTVLFNTSILAPGIVIGCLYVRLARTYWMSQTAKFTEKGMKRCPKQKVIYMIFSIVVTYCTCFLPFWLWQLLSIFYFGHGKLSHKTMANINFIVTCLAYSNSCINPFLYTLLTKNYGEYLQGRNKVCMVSGRKKRPSQRSVSSGSHQFAEMMTIVQFKGDKDVSFM, from the coding sequence ATGGGATCCATTGAAGGTGTTGTTGCATCGGTGACTTTGGATCAGATGAATGGCTCTtcgtttttcattttaaattcatCCTCTCTCGTACCCGATCGGGATCCCCCAGTGTCTATCAAAGAAACCGTCATCACGGCTTCGCTGGGAATCGTTTTAAGCTTGATGTGTTTAGTTGGAGTGGTCGGAAATGTCTACACACTGGTTGTAATGAACATCTCGGTAAGGGTTTCGTGTTCAGTGCACGTTTATATAGTCAATTTAGCCGTGGCTGATCTTTTATACTTGTCTACTATCCCGTTTGTCGTCTGCACGTACTTTGTGAAGGACTGGTACTTTGGAGAAATTGGCTGCAGGGTTCTCTTCAGTCTGGATTTCCTTACGATGCATGCAAGTATTTTTATTCTGACCATAATGAGCTCGGAGCGGTATCTAGCCGTGGTGAAACCTCTGGACACCTTTGGGAGATCGAGGCACTACAGGAGAACCGTTACCTGCGCCGTCTGGCTGCTGTCCTTCTTTCTTGCGCTCCCTAATATGATTATGATTGATCTAAAAAGGACGGTTCAAAACGGGATGATCAAGCGTATGTGTCACCCAAACTGGCAGATAAAAGCATATAAGATCTACCTGACTGTGCTGTTCAACACCAGCATTCTCGCTCCCGGTATAGTAATTGGATGTTTGTATGTTAGATTAGCAAGGACTTACTGGATGTCACAAACTGCAAAGTTCACAGAAAAGGGTATGAAGCGCTGCCCCAAGCAGAAAGTTATTTACATGATCTTTAGTATCGTGGTCACTTATTGCACCTGCTTCCTCCCTTTCTGGCTATGGCAGCTGCTCAGCATATTTTACTTCGGACATGGGAAACTGTCGCATAAAACGATGGCAAACATAAATTTCATCGTGACGTGTCTCGCTTACAGCAACAGTTGCATCAACCCTTTTCTATACACGCTACTGACGAAAAACTACGGCGAGTACCTGCAAGGACGGAACAAGGTCTGCATGGTGTCGGGAAGGAAAAAGCGGCCGTCGCAAAGATCTGTGTCATCTGGAAGCCACCAGTTCGCAGAAATGATGACCATCGTTCAGTTTAAAGGAGATAAGGATGTGTCTTTCATGTAA